AAGAAATGCGAGGTATAGAAAGTGCTTTGATCCTATAACCGTAGTCAAGGCCGTTTGGATCGCTCGTCAGTATCCCGTTTCGATCCGGTCTTCTTGCTTTAAATAGTTTTGGGATGGCATGTGGCAAAGTATGCCTTGAAGCATGGCGAATGGTTTGACATTTAGTAAATGTCATTCCTGTTGCGAACCTAACAAGTCGAGGCATCGTCGAGGTTTACGCCGAGAGCATTCCTCTAGGGAACGATCTAGATCGCTAGCGAATAGTTTATATTTTATAAAACTAGCCAAAGGTCTTGTCCCTTTGTATGGCGTTATCGTCATCTAAAAGATTGATCGCTCTCGTTGtctagagaaaaaaaactcgataAAACACCCCTTCAGTCGTTCGCTGCGCCGGACATTGCCCAGCCATGCCGTTCGCCTCCGTTTGGCGGCCATTCAAACCTTCTATAGCGACACTTTCGATTCATTATCTCCCTGAACTTATCCTCGCGGCAAGGTAACACAACAATGACCAACAAActcagacacatacacacaaacacacacacattggacATTCCTTCGCTGGAGCCAAACGCACCGACCAAGCGGAATGAAGCGACCCATAATCTACATGCAAAGTGTGCTAAATGACGAGAGTGTGCGGTATGGGCCAACGAATCGGTATGACCGGTTGGTTGACCAACTTACGGAGGGAGGGCTTATGTATTAAATGGGCGGCCACGCGAGACGAGTGTCAatgtttatttacttttcgTCCGCTCTACAACCGTTTCGAACCGATTCACTCGAGCCGGTGCTGAGTGACGCGTGTCACTCACCGATGCAGATCCTTTGAAGGAGCAACTCCAAGTGAAGGGTCTCACGATGAACCTTTCGCTGGCAAAGACCCCAAGTGACATACTTTTGCAAGAGGAATAATGGAGCTTTTGCGGAAATTTTGcgaagaaaataaacaatGGAGAagcttttgttttggaaagCTGCTTACTTGCAGAAAAGCGAGCTTTGGTATGAATTTGGGGCGCTAGAATTATGCATTCAGGAGTGCAAACAGAATAATGGTTGTAGGATTTTGAGAAATATCTTCAtattaataaatcaaaattccTTTTCACCAACACACGTACCCACAGGACGAACCTGCTGGATCTGGATCTGCTGAAGAAGAACGATTGGATCGATTTCACTGAGCATGAGTACCAGCACAGCCTGATTCCGACCAACAGCCGCACGGTGGCCGACGTGCAACAGTTGGCCAGTGGCATCATGAGCCGTCGCATCGAGAATGGTGTCTTCCAGAATCCGCgcgctgcggccgccgcccGTACCCTGCGCCGTAGCTCCACCACCGATTCCAGTCTCTACGGCATGGCAGGAGGTATCGGGGTCGGTGGGACTGGTACGTTCGATGAAAGAGCCACGTTTACCGTGCTAGGGCATGGCGTAGGGTACGATGAGGGACACGCAGTGTCCACGTCGAATAGCGAAACGAACAGTGAATACGAGCGGATGTTACGGTACGGCCGGACCGACCCCTCGACTGCCATCATTAGAGATAAGATCAACACGGGCTCCAACTATAGGTGAGTTTAACCTGCTGCATGAgggtgaaatgatgaaaatcagCTTGATATGGGCGCTGTTCTTTGATGTGTTGGAGagatttttttgctgtttaatttttttcatcgcgataccatgcgcctccatcgttctCCAAtgaattggtttttttgtattcaaatgttttcttttaatttttccgaCGATTGTACTCTTCTCTTCAGTGCTTGAAAGAAATCTTTTAATTTTGAAAGTGCAGTTCTTATGAAAAAACAGCTAACAGATATGAAAGACAAAATTATATGattaccatgcgcctccattgcaaAGTTATATGCAAATTTAAattgtgttgttttattttttaatcacaTTAGGACATTAGAcaataatattttgaaaaaaagtataattatcttttcattcaaaaagTGTTTCACATCTATTGTCGGTATTTGTTGATTACTATAAATTGAGTAGTCAATTTGTTGAATGATTAATTTTGGAACGATTGAATCAATTTACTTATATAAAATTAATCCGTTTCCAATTCCAAAGTGAAACGTGACGTGCAATTAGCATGCTGCGGTTATTTGAATGATTGTACACTGTCAAGCCGCTATATTAGCACATGGTTactatgcttttttttgcatgaGCTGCTTCTCATCTAACTGACGGTTGTAGTAAGCACTTAATGTTTGATCACAAATTAGAATTTATGTATAAATATTCACCTCTATAATACTTTCAATAATTTAACCTCTGATCgattccttttctcttttagAGTATCGGATGCACGCCAGCACAAGAACACTgcgttcaccatcatcaacgaggTGCTTCCGAAATCGAGCTCGTTCGATATGGCGGCCGGGAACCGTTACTCCCCCTATCGAGACAAACATCAGGCCGCCTCTTCTCGCATCCTGTCTGCCAGCTCCGCTACGGGTGGTATCATGCCCGTGCATCCCGGTTTCTACGGTTACGCTTAcgtcggtggtagtggtgagtCCGGAcaggaggatggtggtggttcctcgATTGTCAGTGCACCGCTTGGTGTCGGCCGGCGACGGTTAAGCCATTCCGATCTCTCCCTCACCTCGGCCGCCGGTCACGGGccaaagaaatcgaaaacatcgcTCTCGATCCCCTCGAAGCATCCGGGCCGCCGGCAGCGCGGTGTACTCGAGGTACTCCACAAGAAGTCTACGGGCGGCCAGCCAGGACCCCACAGTGCCAAAGTGACAATCACGCAACCGTCGGAAGATGGCCGCGGTTCGGCGACACCCACACCGAGCGAAACACTCTCCACCGGTACGACGACCGACACCGAGCAACGAATGGTGCTGATACCGGAGCATCAGCTACGCAACCTGAAGCTGTTTGGCTACAAACCATTCTCGAGCCGGCATCCACCACTATCACCGGTACCGGACAAAGGTTCGATGGAGAGCTCGCAGGCCGATTTGAAGGCCGAcggaagcaccagcagtgccggtggtgggaAGAAGGACGACAAAAGCACTCTCCGGGCACCGGTTTTTAACATACGTGGGTTACTGTTATCACCGAGGCGCGCCAGCAAGAGCAAGGAGGCCAGTGCCACCTCACCGGTACCGGGGGACAAGCAACAGGGGGCTGGTGAGACCGTCAAGGAGGAGCCTGCGGCTGCAGCTGCCCCAGCACCCGGTTCACCACCGAAGAAGCGTCGCTTTAACCTTGCTCGCGCCATCATCGACAGTGCCCGGCGTGGTCTGGAGACGGAACCACCGGAGAAGCAAGCTACTccagcacaaccaccatcacagccgcagcaacagcagcagcagcagcagcagaaaggaaTCTTAAAAGAGAAAGACGAAGTGGATGGTGGGGATGGTGAAAAACGAAAGGCGCTGCGCATGAAGCTGGGCATCGTTCGGTCGGGTGTACGCAAAGACTCCGAAGGAAACGGCgttaaggaaaagaagaaaggcgCGAAGGGCGCAACCAAGGGCTCGAAAGGGGCGGCCGGGGGTAAGAAGGatgcaaagaagaaaacaacccCACTGGCCACACGCCGAGGTCCGAAAAGTGGCCAACGGCACGCCGATGATCGGTACGATGAGGACGATTATTACGATCCGTACGAGGATCACGATCgggggaaaaagggcaaacgaaaaaccggaaccggaagcggtGGCATGCTCAAGAGTGCCCTCAGCTATGCGGCCAGTTTCCGGTCGAAGAGCAAAGGGCCGGAACCGCGCCCCGGAACGGCGCGTGGCAGAAAGCAGACCGCCGCTGACTCGTCTCGCGTTGGTCCTTCcaaggctggtggtggtggtggtggtggtggaacgccCGGTAGTCGGAGACGTGGTGACACGAAGAGTGCCAGCCGGGAACGAGCAGATGAGGGTTCGCGAATGGGATTGCGGGGAAAGAGTGgcagtaagcagcagcaatcgcaacaacaacagaagggAGCTGGTGATCGCGTAAAGAGCGGCAAGGGGAAagcctcgacgacgacgatgtcgtcaTCGATGAGCCGTGCCAAGTCTGCGGTTGGTGGTCGCGGACGGACAATGCGACGGAGCAGCTCCGCCATTGCGATCGATCCGGGACAGCAGCGCAAAATGAACAAACTGTACGAGAAGAACCAGAAAGCGTCCGGGATGATGGCGTCTGGGATGTCCGGAACCGGTGGTCCCTCCGGTGGGCGTGCGACCAAGAACACGAGTGCACTGGTCAGCGAGCGGAAAGCGGCcgcagccggtggtggtggtctaaGCAAAGGTGACAGCCGTGGTGAGCTACGCGGAAAATCCGCTTCCGGGAAGGGAAAAACCGGTGCTGACGGCAGTAGCGGTGGCCCTGGGACGCCCGCATTCGAGAAGCGCGACTCGGACCGATCGTTGAAGAAGAGTGACAGCAACCGATCGCTGGCGATGGGCGGTAAGGGGAAGAAGAGTGACTCGAAGAGTTCGCTACTGAATAAGCGGACCGATTCGCGCTCGAGTCTTCATCAGACGGCGGGAGATGGAGGGGACGGTACGAGTACCAGTGGACTCGATATTGGCAAGAGTCCTCTCAGttccctcggtggtggtggtactgatggtggtgcgctaACGGATGGGGGCGGTGTCAAGTCGGCCCGGCCAACACCAAAGCTACAAAGCAAAGGGTCGCTCTTGAGTTTGCTGAGTTTGAAGAGCGGCAGCAAACGGAATCTGGATCGGGGTGGAGACGCTACTTCGGCCGGTCAGCGACCGGATacggcaacaacggcaacggtcgGTGCTCCGGCCGTCGCAGGAGGAACAGATGGTCAGATGATGGCGGGTGCGACTTCCACGATGCGACTTCAATCGGCTTCCGTTCGGGCAGCGGCAGGGGCTGCAGGGGAAGGAGGTGCCGGTGGAACCGATTCCGGACCAGACCCGGGTGATGTCCGGGGTTCGAAGGCGGCCGGTATGAACGAGAAACCACCGAGCACGAAACCCCTCCGTCGGTTGTTGAGCCGTGGATCGATGCTTTCGATCAAGAGCATCGCACATGCCCGTTCGTTCACCAACGTACGCCCACCGacggccggtggtgctggtgcgggaggtaccggcggtggtgctagCGGTACCGGCGGAGATGGAACCGGAAC
This sequence is a window from Anopheles darlingi chromosome 3, idAnoDarlMG_H_01, whole genome shotgun sequence. Protein-coding genes within it:
- the LOC125958088 gene encoding protein stum; amino-acid sequence: MYSQHDERSSTARTSATAASTAPRHYQHHGYDGSVRGHHHQHARHLDGYGGSISTPSSSLENQRSLEHSTASTATATTTSLFGDPVLPATRHTDLLGGEDLYQNLKHNIEQYHAKLYSEQEKQRQAERDALFDRYTSRPLEGGGGGFHRAASAVGHAGEPTPMGDGVGSASVYGALPARSRSFARTQSAGLAADINGNRTNLLDLDLLKKNDWIDFTEHEYQHSLIPTNSRTVADVQQLASGIMSRRIENGVFQNPRAAAAARTLRRSSTTDSSLYGMAGGIGVGGTGTFDERATFTVLGHGVGYDEGHAVSTSNSETNSEYERMLRYGRTDPSTAIIRDKINTGSNYRVSDARQHKNTAFTIINEVLPKSSSFDMAAGNRYSPYRDKHQAASSRILSASSATGGIMPVHPGFYGYAYVGGSGESGQEDGGGSSIVSAPLGVGRRRLSHSDLSLTSAAGHGPKKSKTSLSIPSKHPGRRQRGVLEVLHKKSTGGQPGPHSAKVTITQPSEDGRGSATPTPSETLSTGTTTDTEQRMVLIPEHQLRNLKLFGYKPFSSRHPPLSPVPDKGSMESSQADLKADGSTSSAGGGKKDDKSTLRAPVFNIRGLLLSPRRASKSKEASATSPVPGDKQQGAGETVKEEPAAAAAPAPGSPPKKRRFNLARAIIDSARRDSEGNGVKEKKKGAKGATKGSKGAAGGKKDAKKKTTPLATRRGPKSGQRHADDRYDEDDYYDPYEDHDRGKKGKRKTGTGSGGMLKSALSYAASFRSKSKGPEPRPGTARGRKQTAADSSRVGPSKAGGGGGGGGTPGSRRRGDTKSASRERADEGSRMGLRGKSGSKQQQSQQQQKGAGDRVKSGKGKASTTTMSSSMSRAKSAVGGRGRTMRRSSSAIAIDPGQQRKMNKLYEKNQKASGMMASGMSGTGGPSGGRATKNTSALVSERKAAAAGGGGLSKGDSRGELRGKSASGKGKTGADGSSGGPGTPAFEKRDSDRSLKKSDSNRSLAMGGKGKKSDSKSSLLNKRTDSRSSLHQTAGDGGDGTSTSGLDIGKSPLSSLGGGGTDGGALTDGGGVKSARPTPKLQSKGSLLSLLSLKSGSKRNLDRGGDATSAGGTDGQMMAGATSTMRLQSASVRAAAGAAGEGGAGGTDSGPDPGDVRGSKAAGMNEKPPSTKPLRRLLSRGSMLSIKSIAHARSFTNVRPPTAGGAGAGGTGGGASGTGGDGTGTMTKVTEGSQEHDDTTDTETSGHGGKATGSDGAGGAGGSMGVATHELTVAGDGEGEKVSNEYQGEPGGGMMRSPMAERNKRGVSPGPQDNVSSANTESMRDRMGGATGGPSGTASNNDEFEDEDTIKCSKCCCACCTPCWTRTCLPFRRCFRLSGCCGGRLGKRKADGERTTRPEPQRKTAGESERVGCWGRLLGCCRRCRNPKTSPETAVVARPVQQAAGEKKSCWQSLNCCSSCRRNKSRELVPRSSIDSDPADEEQQSRCRSCWSKLLCCCRPKQGGKGAATTTVKRHKMEEPVEMETVKCCFCFKRQRPKVKAKPKRKVPVRSTFNCLSCCMMCCRKKGDNQSRRTSNLSKKQSIAPTIPPEDLRPKIDMSLVEHSSLMRGAIPVLPICLAYFCLFLNVVVPGSGTVLSGGLCLCIGKPRFSQHDSIKGRIGSFIINCIVGVSQLFTIIFCVVGWGWAIWWGTIMLRLARQHRKILEMEAAQDEGEEQTTLSNRTGGSNPPVALVSKTHRDVETGR